Genomic DNA from Salvia miltiorrhiza cultivar Shanhuang (shh) chromosome 1, IMPLAD_Smil_shh, whole genome shotgun sequence:
GCCTGCCTTCTCCAGGTTCTTGAATTCTTGAATTGAATACTTACACAATAGTTTGAGGATTCCAGAGGATTGAGTATGTATGGAAATCGGTGGTGGGATCGAACCAAAGGCGAAACTgctgctctctctctcctttgcCTTGAGTGTATACATTTGTATGAAGGGTGTAAGGGTCGCCGCTGAGGTTGCCCAAGAACTCGAAATCTATCTCGTCGTGATTCGGTCCATCAGAAGACAACTGCAAAATTAAACACATCTCTAAACAACCGCattcatattaatttaatatatatgtgtgGGAATGACGACCAACATAAAGAGCGGTGACGGTTCCGGCGGAGTTTCCGGGCACGAGCTTGAGCTGCATGTCGAATTTTCCGAACAAGTAGTTGTGCTTGGACTGAAAGCCGGAGCCGGAATAGGCGTCTAAAGAGAGAGTGAGAAGATCGCCGTTGTCGAGGACTTTAGCGCGGCCGTCGCCCCATGTGATGTCCAAATCTTGGAAATGATTACTGCCCGAAACTAAGGATGAAGCGGTGAGAAATGAGGCCAAGAGGAAAGCAACAGCCTTTGTAGCCATCGtttttcttgattttatttatttttgtcacTGTTTTTGTGATTGAGAGTGATGGGTTAGTAAATTAAGAAATGCATGTAGATAGAAGTGCTACGTGGGATTTGGATATGGTTGTAAGATGACATGTGGAAGCCGGGGTTCATTAGGAGGAGCAGAGTTGGTAACAGCGCTGCATGCTTCTTCAATAGATCACCATTCATGATAGCATGAATCAGAAGGGTGACAGGAACATAGGAAATGTCGTAAATTTGTACCCGCATAATACCAAATTGGGGTTAATTTTCTAGTTACTATCGACGTTAGGCACGACTGAGGTCTGTACATGTAAGATTCATGTGAGCTGCGCAATCATCATATAAAGACTATTGGTTAATCAAAATTTGGACgtttggtatatatatatgcacataCCCACATCAGCGTATTACAATACTAGGAAAtgtttttagtaattttatctAGAGTCGGCCGGGGCTAATAAGAAGGAAAAgtttttgtgttttattttgtcAATGAATTATACCAATGCTTCGTCCTTTCCATTTATTTGAATATGAAAGAGatgtatttattaataaaatataacaaacttacataaaaatataaacaagtCTTGATAAGCAGCAATAAGGCTGACTATACAAAAAGGTCGGCAACGACGACGTGTCAAGTTTGATAAGAAAGATGACATTAGTTTTTGTTCTTTGTTCTGTGAAAGCTgcagataataataataataatatatttattattattattattattattattattatttgagatTATGGGCTGGGCTTTAACTGAATGGGCTGGGAATATGCCTACATAAGACCCGCCGCTACATGTGTAATTTCCCTGTCCAACTTGTTTGGACATTGATAGATAAGAGTAGTTTGTAGAATAATTTGTAAGGCGTTTAAAGTTtggaaattataaattttttaagaCATAATCTGTTGGCAAGGTCTTGTACACTTGAACTAAATTTCGTACATAAGCTTTATATTAGTCTGAATTTAAAAAACGAATCGATTTGAATAGTTTGTAGCATATTAAATGAAGATTTGTTGAGAGTGCATGCATTCCTCGGGGAGGCCCATTTCATTTGAGTTGGTGGCGCAATGTGATGTCGAAATGCTGGTTGAAGAAGAATTGAAATAATGCGGGTGTggcatttgaattttgaattaacACGCCATTTTCCACAAAGGAAGAATTCCTGATTAATCCATTTGAAGGGCGGGACCAGGTATTTTTTGAAACTTGAACTTGGGACAGCTGGATCAAACATTTTTATATACAATATATCCCTCCaccatattaattaattttgatttatcaTATGAACCTCAAATTGGATtattattttgagatttatttttatgatattaTAGATTATGAACGCTCTAGTTGGATTCCTTCATTATCCACCAAGAGAACTTTATTAATCGTTCATCGTAAATGCTATACTTAATTAGTGAACTATATCATCTTAATTTACACCAATATATCAATGGTGACtcaatatattttgttttatatataattactaGATATATATGTGAAAATGTAATAGAATTGAAGATGAATAAGAggattttaatatattttattttacataattaataGATATGTGGAAATGCAAATGAGTGATGATGAAAATGCCACATGTGACACGGCTTTAGTGGGTGAAAGTGCATGTGTTTTCTTTCTAGTGGGCTCGAGTTTGTTCATTTGTGGGACGGTGGCAGCGTGGGAGTGGGACAATCTAGCTAGCAACTTGTATTGGCCAGCTGAGGTCTCACAATTTTCGTGGACCAATAATGTTGCCAAACAACTTATATAAAAACATTCTTTCACTCCATTCTCATTCTCCCTGGCTTAAGCATTCAATAGTTTTACACAAAATGTAACAATGAAGCATCTCGTATaatagattaaaaaatatgaaaataatggagcagaataaaaaaaaagtgtaatCAATTAATGGAGCATTCAGGTGGAGGGCCCTGAGGGAACCTTGGTTGATCCGTGCAATAATCATAGACCATGTAGTCCCTCTGCAGCCTCTTCATCTCCTCCCTGCTCCTCTCATCCAGCTCTGTTTTCAGCACCGCTCTGGTCGAGAAGTCGGTGTGAGTGCAGGAAGAAGTCCGCCTCGTGTAGAACCAGATGCAGCCGTCGGCAGAAAAATTCCGGTAGGAAACCGTGAAGGGCGCGGCGGTCCAGTCGGTCTTGACCCGGCCGCCCTGCGTGGCCCAGTCGTCGGCGTTCCAGAAGCTCGAGTATAATCGCATTCCCTGATCCTTAGGGAATGGAACGCCTAGATGCTCTGCGTTCTTGAATTCTCTAATGGGAAGGCCGTCCACGTAGAAGCTGAAATTAAGATGATAGCTATGAGAAagattaatgaattaattagtgaaagattaattaattaattagttggttACATGATGCATTTGGGATTCCAAAGAATGGAGTAGGTGTGGAAATCTTGAGCGGGGTCGAACCAAAGAAAGAATTGCTGCTCTCGCTCGCCTTTGCCCTTGATGTAGATGTTGGTGTGGAGTGTGTACGGATCGCCGCTCGAATTTCCCAGGAACTCCAAATCGATCTTGTCGTGCTGCTCGCCATCCGATAATAACTATCATCATCAACCAATCcctcaaattcaaattcaaacttTCTCCTTTAACTTACAATTTCACTTCATAcactataaattaatttaaaataactgATTACGTAAAAATGAAGTTTTTTTTTACAACAAAAGAATGAAAGTAATTAAAAGATATATAGTGATATACGTATAACGGAACACGTGAGTTTTAATAATACCAAGCCCAGGCCTGACATTGCATTTATGTTGATATAAATCACACATTTAATTGCAATATACAACTTGCACTAGATGTGACTTTCATTTATAGGAGTATTATATTTCACGACCAACTTGTGTAGCAAATAGATTTTGAGTAGGTCTTGTATATAAGTTGAATGATTAAGTCGGAGGCAATTAAATACTCCTATATGATATGCAATGCAAGAGAAGAAAATTGTTACATAATAAGTTGCGACCGTTCCGGCAGAGTTCCTCGGCAGCAGCTTGATCTGCATATCAATTCTGGCAAACAAGTATTCCTTCTTTGActcgacggcggcgccgtattTTTTGTCGAGCATCAGCACAAGCTCCTCGCCTTCGTCGACCACCCGGACGTGCCCTTCGCCCCACGACACGATGAAGTTCCGGTGGAACGTGCCATTTCCgatcatcaaagtgtgcacgTGCCTGCTCTCacacaaaatcaaaattaattgattatttaGGTGATCGTTGGGGTTAGTTGTGGGCTTGTTGATTTATTAAGGTGGACCATGAATTTCTCCCATTTCAGAAGATGGACTACAGTTGTGGCTTTTATTGATGGACACTAGATAAGAATCTCTATCACTTATCACATctgttattattaatttcgtcccttttaataatttattctatCCCTTGTCTGCAactctcattttcttcttctactGCTCCTTCCTTGCCATGCTGGTTCCATTCCTTTCCTATTTCAACACCACACCAATTATTACTTGCCACGTGGCGGTGCGACTCTGTAGCTTCATtcttccatttttggacaaacTTGTCTTATTAATTTCACACACACTATAATGCAAGTCTTTTCTGGATCTAGTAAGGGGCAGATTAAATAGTTAAGTGCACGAGAAAGAGATTAATTTGACATAAGAACTGATTAATCTCGTAATAATGCATGGGTCAAATCCAGAAAATAAAGTCATATATGCAACTGGATAGGGTTAAAATTTCAGTCTCATAATCCATAATTCTCTTTCTCAGTTTAAGCCT
This window encodes:
- the LOC131004882 gene encoding xyloglucan endotransglucosylase protein 7-like, translated to MSSKRVTTLMLPRNFHFHPSRSHKLLPYFGLILFCIFIFKVDIIISQSASASRRNLDATRRHVHTLMIGNGTFHRNFIVSWGEGHVRVVDEGEELVLMLDKKYGAAVESKKEYLFARIDMQIKLLPRNSAGTVATYYLLSDGEQHDKIDLEFLGNSSGDPYTLHTNIYIKGKGEREQQFFLWFDPAQDFHTYSILWNPKCIIFYVDGLPIREFKNAEHLGVPFPKDQGMRLYSSFWNADDWATQGGRVKTDWTAAPFTVSYRNFSADGCIWFYTRRTSSCTHTDFSTRAVLKTELDERSREEMKRLQRDYMVYDYCTDQPRFPQGPPPECSIN